The DNA sequence GGTGTTCATGTGGTGTCTGGAACTCCTGGGCGGGTCTGTGACATGATCAAAAGGAGGACTTTGCGCACCAGAGATATCAAGATGCTGGTTCTGGTGGGTTTGTGTTTTTTCTGATCTTTTTCTGAGTTTCGTATTTGTTGTTGTGCTGGTCTAACTGACtgatatttgtgtttttttgttgttttgaatttgatgatgatAGGATGAATCGGACGAGATGTTAAGCAGAGGGTTTAAGGATCAAATTTATGATGTGTATAGGTATCTGCCACCAGAGCTTCAGGTACTTGTTTGGGATGGAATTTACGGTTTGAAAATCTTATGTACTCTTATGTCACTATCCTTTTCATGTTGATAAGTCAGTATGACTGTTTTTTGGTTGAATCTAAATACAATGATGATTGTGCCCATAATATTAAAATGATTTATTAATATGGAATAATGGAGAAAATATATGTTTAGTTAATGACGCAATGGTATATTTCAGATTTGACCCATTCAACAAACCTCACTTAGTGGTGAAATGCTTTgctatttttgttgttttctatATAGGCTATATGGCTTCATGTGTGTCAATAAGGACAATGAAGCAAGCAAGCCAGAGTTCTTAGTCAGAATAGTTTTAATGATTTATCTATGCAAACAGCTTGAAGCTTCAACAGTAATATGACCCTTTGTTTTGTCATTTGTGCTTGTTTGTGTATGCATCTGTTTGGGAATTGACTTTGTTGAGTTGGTATCTCCATGCTCCTTATAAAGTCTTTTGATGACGGGAAAATATGACAGGGTTGCCTAACATCTTTTCCAATTCAACGTCAGTTATAAGTTTCCAAAGCCTGTGTGTATCATAAAGTATTTTGCAATCATTGAATCATTTAGTTCTTATGTGTAGGTTGTCTTGATCTCTGCCACTCTCCCTCATGAAATACTGGAGATGACAAGTAAATTCATGACAGATCCTGTAAGGATCCTTGTAAAACGTGATGAATTGACACTGGAGGTAATCAATGGTTATTATGTTATTTAAGTTCCTTTTGAGTCGGTGGATATTGATGCATTCCCCCTCCCTTCTCATGGCAGGGCATCAAGCAATTCTTTGTTGCAGTTGAACGGGAAGAATGGAAGTTTGATACTCTATGTGATCTTTATGATACCCTTACTATCACGCAGGCTGTTATATTTTGTAACACTAAGCGAAAGGTAAACAAAACTTCCAAGGTTTCTTAGTATAAGCATTCCATTAATAAAACTTTCAGGCTGTTATATGATTTTTCAGTATTGTTTTTCATCATTATGTGTTTTGGAACAGGTGGATTGGTTAACTGAAAAAATGCGTAACAATAATTTCACTGTATCGGCAATGCATGGAGACATGCCGCAGAAAGAAAGAGATGCAATTATGGCAGAATTTCGTGCTGGAACTACTCGTGTGCTAATAACAACGGATGTCTGGGCACGTGGCCTTGATGTACAGCAGGCAAGTTTTTATGTGTATTTCCTCTTTTTAGTGGCTTTCATTAATGTGTGCATTTTTAAGTCTAGTTGAATTCATTAGAAGATCTATGATTTATGAGATGCCTTTTTCATCAGATTTTAGACTGTTTCCTGGTTGAAAATTCTGCAAACAATTGCTCAGTTGTTGAAAAGTGGATTAGTATTTGTGTAGCTCTTGGGAATTTAGACTAATGATCCAATTGTCCAGAGGTGTATTGCCTTATTTGGTCCTGTCATTTCAAGTTTTTTGAGATTTAAATATAACTTGGTATTCTAATTCTAACTTTGACTCTACTTTAGGTTGCTCGTTTGACACTTTTGTATATTATATGAAATATGATGTCCTTTAAAATAGCATGAGCACTGCTGCTCTTCTAGCATTTAAGCTGTACATGGGAAGGTTACTCCTGTTATTGATTTGTACCTTTCCTTTGGTTATCAGGTTTCTCTAGTCATCAACTATGACCTCCCAAATAATCGTGAGCTCTACATTCATCGAATAGGCCGCTCTGGGCGTTTTGGACGCAAGGTATTTCTAATACATAAGCCGTGTTTAATAAGTCTGTCTTGAGAAGCCAATGAGCGAGTATGGTTTTCCTTCTTGAACTTTGTCTTTATGTCAGGAAGGGTTTTGAGTTGTTTATACTGTTGATGCATGAAATTTTATCCTGCCATCTGTTGGATTTCCTATTTACAGTTCCTATAAGTTCACTTTAAttgacctttttttttttttcatatgcaGGGTGTTGCAATAAACTTTGTCAAGAGTGACGATATCAAGATTTTGAGAGATATTGAGCAATATTATAGTACTCAGATTGATGAAATGCCAATGAACGTGGCTGAtcttatataaaatattttcgtCTTGCCCTGTGCTGCATGGAGGTAGGGATAGTGTGTTTGATGTGGTTTCTCTGCGTTGGGCTTTTTTTTGCATGTACAGTGGTTTGACTGTACCAGAGTAGCGTTTCTTTTTGTTGGCGTGGTGAGAATGAGATTTACTTTTTTAACTTGATTTGTTTTGTCTAACGAGTTCTCTCTAACTCGAGGCTGAATAATCTGTAATTTGTTGGTTCTCAAGCTTGTGTGCATATACAACTAATGGAAGATCCTTTACTTTGGAACTTAATTGCGCAACACTGTTAAAATTTTGGATAAGATTGGTTTGGTtctctttgattttttatttaattttactcCTAACGACTTTCAttagttttatatttaacaTGCATTTTAGTTATATTTAATGTTTCTAAGGGTAAAattcaaacaaataaaatatcaGCGGTAATgttgaaaatagaaataaatagaggaaaTAAAACAGGTTTATCCTTCATTAATTTAAAGTGTTAAATCGTAGAATTACAAAATTATGCATTTAGGTACAATTTCATAATCAATATATGCGAAAATGGAAAAAATATTCTTCCTCGCTTTTGCAATCCTAACCTGCAAAAATATGCCGTAATTTTTTCACTCATTTTTGCATGCGAAGCCATTGCGAATTGCGATACTTGATTTCCTTGATTTAGGGGAAAAGCCATATATTAACGGGCGACTggtttcaaaattgaaaatgaGTATGAACCAGTGCATTCGGTAATTTGAGAAATACGAGGGATAACGAAAACACAGTTTACATGGACAAATAAATGCTCAAGTAAAATTTATGAAGCATGTACATTCCTCTGCAAATCTAAAACAAATCAGTGGCCAAAAATGATCCAAAATCAAAATCCAATGGAAATCAGATTGAAGAAGATACATATATATTGATACAAGTGAATATGGAGCTGCATACACAAATTTAATGTTGCAAGATATATGGAATGAAAACATGGTCATTGTTGTGTAGGTCACAACAAAGCCACTGACACGACGTGGAACTAGAATGTAATCTCACAAGGTGCGTGAAATGTTCTTCCTCGACATATAGGTTCCAGGTTTTCACCAGCATATGAACAGAGCGGTGACACTTCAACACCTGAATGAGAGATGCGATGCAATGAAAGGAAGAACTAGAAAACATAACGTTTCAAATATACTTCTACTCTCGGCGGCAATAAAAGAGGAAAAACTTACCAGTTGCATACAATGGCACCGAGTGTGTCAAGAAGCCACCTGCAGCAACAACCCAACGAGTATGGAGTCGTAGAACAAGGAGTTTTGCACTGTCTGGAGTGTCATAATTGGATCCATTTGCATTTTTCACTGGTGCAAATTCTTCCTCCCGTAGTACCTGCACATGGAGtcataacatgaaataaataataagaataGCATCCTTAATCACCGGGAAAGAAATTGCCATGTCCCATGTGAAAATTAGAGAATTATTATCACCTCAAAAAGTGCAGTTGTAGGAGCATAAGGAAATGCATCAAATATAAACTGTTCAAGTTTTAATCCCGTTGTATATCCATGTATAGAAGGGATTTTCTTCTCTGCAAGATGGTAACTGCACATAAAACCAATGCATGGTCAACATCTACAAAGAACATAGAAGATGGTAAATTCTGATATCGATACCGTTCTGaggatgagaaaaaaaaatgggAGCACAGGGCATGTGAAGGAAAGAAAGCAACAAACATACACGCTGTCTTTTTCAAGGCCATTTGCCACTTGGTTTAGAAAATCCAAGGTAAACATGTGTAAGCAGACCTGAAATCACAAGATTAATAAGAAACCTGGAAGA is a window from the Arachis stenosperma cultivar V10309 chromosome 3, arast.V10309.gnm1.PFL2, whole genome shotgun sequence genome containing:
- the LOC130969939 gene encoding eukaryotic initiation factor 4A-3-like, with the protein product MAEAVGPSSPAAIAANRRRVTSAPENIDFETTEGVKAIASFEEMGIKEELLRGIYQYGFEKPSAIQQRAVMPIIQGRDVIAQAQSGTGKTSMIALTVCQRVETSIREVQALILSPTRELAAQTEKVILAIGDFINIQAHSCIGGKSVGEDIRKLEHGVHVVSGTPGRVCDMIKRRTLRTRDIKMLVLDESDEMLSRGFKDQIYDVYRYLPPELQVVLISATLPHEILEMTSKFMTDPVRILVKRDELTLEGIKQFFVAVEREEWKFDTLCDLYDTLTITQAVIFCNTKRKVDWLTEKMRNNNFTVSAMHGDMPQKERDAIMAEFRAGTTRVLITTDVWARGLDVQQVSLVINYDLPNNRELYIHRIGRSGRFGRKGVAINFVKSDDIKILRDIEQYYSTQIDEMPMNVADLI